In one Oleidesulfovibrio alaskensis DSM 16109 genomic region, the following are encoded:
- a CDS encoding XRE family transcriptional regulator yields the protein MKATDFSESELRMQEYVEHAISRLGGVREVAVAAGVSRRTVYAWKNGERFPSRSNLNRLSGVLMRCAPSESPVPEFPAADGRESAAGLGVHENDGTEYGRRAAFGATGAAAHAVHPLHDFSDMPDLRGVLDEFVFVSKADARPSAGGGSLQTGAENVERHAFRLDWLLSKTHDTSSLRLMEVMGRSMEPTLHNGDDVLVNEGDTYLVEDKVYVVRVQDEIYIKRFARTPGRLLFRGDNRDLAYQDIEIDPQDVSCDWTVIGRVIWAGKEL from the coding sequence ATGAAAGCCACGGATTTTTCTGAATCGGAACTGCGTATGCAGGAGTATGTGGAGCACGCCATAAGCAGGCTGGGCGGTGTGCGTGAAGTCGCCGTTGCCGCCGGTGTGAGCCGCCGGACCGTATATGCATGGAAAAACGGTGAGCGGTTTCCCAGCCGGAGCAATCTGAACCGCCTTTCCGGTGTGCTCATGCGCTGTGCTCCGTCCGAATCTCCCGTGCCGGAATTTCCTGCCGCCGATGGCCGTGAATCTGCTGCCGGTCTGGGTGTGCACGAAAACGACGGCACGGAGTATGGCCGCAGGGCCGCCTTTGGCGCCACGGGCGCGGCTGCGCATGCGGTGCATCCGTTGCACGATTTTTCCGATATGCCTGACCTGCGCGGAGTGCTGGACGAGTTTGTCTTTGTGTCCAAGGCAGATGCGCGGCCCAGTGCCGGGGGCGGGTCTTTGCAGACAGGGGCCGAGAACGTCGAGCGCCATGCCTTCCGGCTTGACTGGCTGCTCAGCAAAACGCACGACACATCATCGCTGCGGCTTATGGAAGTCATGGGAAGGTCCATGGAACCGACGCTGCACAACGGCGATGATGTACTTGTCAATGAAGGCGACACATATCTTGTGGAAGATAAAGTGTATGTTGTCCGTGTGCAGGACGAAATTTATATCAAACGGTTTGCCCGTACTCCGGGCAGGCTGCTTTTCCGCGGTGATAACCGCGACCTTGCCTATCAGGACATCGAAATTGACCCGCAGGACGTTTCCTGTGACTGGACGGTCATCGGCCGCGTGATATGGGCAGGCAAGGAGTTGTAG
- a CDS encoding transporter substrate-binding domain-containing protein, translated as MITKILHALIAVLFVFPAAGLHAQETPATRTVTAGKGLQAYRETDGRAFISILVGEYPPYVYEDTDGNWTGIEMDIARAVAGRADITLVPVIQTNWRRNLYHAERGLVGLIPSLPDTRNSHAHYHLLFRTVSLGTVLMMDKDAPPFSPASLADLTAGNRIWGYQEGVFYGPELNEALAGDLLFAGHFEPVAGFGLNRKKLRGGRIHGYLDIGGRCGIPKHTKRIPLPFVSNADWYLAASDAVPEHLRRRMRTAAQQLEQEGELERIRKTDYCKRMRSAAAAQHIP; from the coding sequence TTGATAACCAAAATACTGCACGCACTCATAGCTGTTCTGTTTGTATTCCCTGCCGCCGGCCTGCATGCTCAGGAAACACCGGCAACACGCACCGTCACGGCCGGAAAAGGCCTGCAAGCCTATCGCGAGACGGACGGACGGGCTTTTATTTCCATACTAGTAGGAGAATATCCGCCGTATGTGTATGAAGATACAGACGGCAACTGGACAGGTATCGAGATGGACATAGCCAGAGCCGTTGCCGGACGCGCGGACATTACGCTTGTGCCTGTCATCCAGACTAACTGGCGGCGCAATCTGTACCACGCGGAACGCGGTTTGGTCGGCCTTATCCCTTCGCTTCCCGACACCCGGAACAGCCATGCGCATTACCACCTGCTGTTCAGGACGGTTTCTCTGGGAACCGTGCTCATGATGGACAAAGACGCTCCGCCGTTTTCACCTGCCAGTCTGGCCGACCTGACCGCCGGAAACCGCATCTGGGGCTATCAGGAAGGAGTGTTCTACGGGCCGGAACTGAATGAGGCCCTTGCCGGAGATCTGCTGTTCGCAGGACATTTCGAGCCTGTCGCAGGATTCGGCCTGAACAGAAAGAAACTGCGCGGAGGCAGAATACACGGCTATCTTGATATCGGAGGCCGCTGCGGTATTCCGAAACATACCAAACGCATTCCGCTGCCTTTTGTCAGTAATGCGGACTGGTATCTGGCCGCATCGGACGCTGTGCCCGAACATTTGCGCCGGCGCATGCGCACCGCCGCACAACAGCTTGAACAGGAAGGCGAACTGGAGCGCATACGGAAAACCGACTACTGCAAGCGCATGCGCTCCGCAGCCGCCGCGCAGCATATTCCCTGA
- the ercA gene encoding alcohol dehydrogenase-like regulatory protein ErcA, whose protein sequence is MVDDSLYALRKLIVPEVVFGAGALRLVGQYAVNFNLTHCLVVTDAGVASAGWSGSVVDALQAHGVSSTVFSDISANPRDTEVRQGVAVYRAAGCDGIVAVGGGSPMDCAKGIGLMVSGGRDVLEYEGVDKVEVPAPPLICIPTTAGTSADVSQFAIINDARRRLKIAIVSKSAVPDLALVDPSTTLSMPPRLTASTGLDALCHAVEAYCSTVSSPMTDLFALRAMRLIGANLQNVLDNPQDMAARENMMLASMYAGFAFSNAILGAVHAMAHGLGGLLDMPHGECNAILMPHVVRANCQVVPARCADIAQELGFAGAPSGADALGDFLHDRLLDMRRRAGVTATLGTMGMKREDIPSLARNAMHDACMLTNPRRFTLQEVEALYLEAF, encoded by the coding sequence ATGGTGGATGATTCTTTGTATGCTTTGCGCAAGCTGATTGTGCCCGAAGTGGTCTTCGGTGCCGGAGCGCTCCGTCTGGTGGGTCAGTATGCCGTCAACTTCAACCTGACGCACTGCCTTGTGGTTACCGATGCCGGTGTGGCGTCGGCGGGATGGAGCGGCAGCGTAGTGGATGCTTTGCAGGCTCACGGAGTCAGTTCCACTGTATTCAGCGATATTTCCGCCAATCCCCGCGATACCGAGGTGCGCCAAGGGGTTGCCGTGTACCGCGCGGCAGGGTGTGACGGCATTGTGGCTGTGGGCGGCGGCAGCCCCATGGACTGCGCCAAAGGGATAGGACTGATGGTTTCCGGCGGCAGAGACGTGCTGGAATACGAAGGCGTGGATAAAGTTGAGGTGCCCGCGCCGCCGCTCATCTGTATTCCCACCACGGCGGGCACCAGTGCCGATGTATCTCAGTTCGCCATTATCAATGACGCGCGACGCAGGTTGAAAATAGCCATTGTCAGCAAATCCGCTGTGCCTGATCTGGCGCTTGTCGATCCTTCCACCACTCTTTCCATGCCGCCGCGGCTCACCGCATCCACCGGCCTTGATGCCTTGTGCCATGCGGTGGAGGCCTATTGTTCCACGGTAAGCTCGCCCATGACTGATCTTTTTGCATTGCGCGCCATGCGGCTTATCGGTGCCAATCTGCAGAACGTGCTCGACAACCCGCAGGACATGGCCGCGCGGGAAAATATGATGCTGGCATCCATGTATGCGGGGTTTGCATTTTCCAATGCCATACTGGGGGCGGTTCACGCCATGGCGCACGGTCTGGGGGGGCTGCTGGACATGCCGCACGGAGAGTGCAATGCCATTCTGATGCCCCATGTGGTGCGGGCAAACTGTCAGGTTGTTCCCGCCCGCTGCGCCGATATTGCGCAGGAACTGGGGTTTGCCGGTGCGCCGTCCGGTGCGGATGCACTGGGTGATTTTTTACATGACAGGCTGCTCGATATGCGGCGCAGGGCCGGAGTGACGGCAACGCTGGGCACCATGGGCATGAAGCGTGAAGATATCCCCTCGCTGGCACGCAATGCCATGCACGATGCCTGCATGCTGACCAACCCCCGCAGGTTTACGCTGCAGGAAGTGGAAGCATTGTATCTGGAAGCGTTTTGA
- a CDS encoding PAS domain-containing sensor histidine kinase: MMQDSTKKQPDLPPDSQGGEHPLRAGQAISSGAADAASGGSSAPQEDLQYRDAVSSLIGLGEKSLRKSYYPELRRKIAELDVFRRMVDHASDAMLLLRTGPPLAVTHLNSAARRLLGPGPEEGGSIDLAAQLGPRVEAALLASSKGGRSKRLTLHVQQADGAELVLEASFSPMPSAEGDPGQVIMVARDVTAGFRAERSLRESEERFRVVFEQSMQHVVVLSPEGLILRANQSLLSEFAISFDDLRGQRLSDAPWLRNMPEMARNAESDVSSASAGVSVRRLYPVRLPSGQLFFDCSFKPVRDDAGRIIHVVVEARDITALLEAENESRMLRGLLTNVVDSMPSVLAAVDAAGRVIQWNREAERLTGTSAREAMGRPVEAMLPHVASLRSMVRYSMAEQRPMAESKVPRTLPGGRVVYEDVTVYPLSTGHDQGAVIRIDDVSDKVLMEQTMVQAEKMLSVGGLAAGMAHEINNPLGAVVQGLQNVFRRLDPAVDRNSTVAAALGCDLHAMDAYMRERKIYRILEGMREASMRAADIVRNMLTFSRKSDMSRSSCDLHAMMDSVISLAEADYDLKKHYDFKRIKLVRLYEPVPLIACNKTEVEQVLLNLLRNAAQSFYAVGTIAGSGTKRVLLCHEPVITVRIRKAERYVYVDVEDNGPGMPEDVTLRVFEPFFTTKAPGAGTGLGLSVSYFIITRNHKGTMTVTSAPGRGSCFTVGLPHNGSTPE; this comes from the coding sequence ATGATGCAGGATTCCACAAAAAAACAGCCCGATCTTCCGCCGGACAGTCAGGGGGGTGAGCACCCGCTCCGTGCCGGACAGGCTATTTCTTCCGGAGCGGCAGATGCAGCGTCCGGAGGGTCTTCTGCGCCGCAGGAAGACCTGCAGTACCGTGATGCGGTGAGCAGCCTGATAGGGTTGGGCGAAAAGTCGCTGCGCAAGAGTTATTATCCTGAACTGAGGCGCAAGATTGCTGAGCTGGATGTGTTCCGGCGCATGGTTGACCACGCCAGCGATGCCATGCTGCTGCTGCGGACAGGCCCGCCTCTTGCCGTCACGCATCTGAATTCTGCCGCGCGCCGTCTGCTGGGGCCGGGACCGGAGGAGGGCGGCAGCATTGATCTGGCGGCGCAGCTGGGCCCCCGTGTGGAAGCCGCGTTGCTGGCAAGCAGCAAGGGGGGGCGTTCCAAACGCCTGACGCTGCATGTGCAGCAGGCGGACGGAGCCGAACTGGTGCTCGAAGCCTCGTTTTCGCCCATGCCTTCGGCGGAGGGCGATCCGGGGCAGGTAATCATGGTGGCCCGTGATGTGACAGCGGGGTTCAGGGCCGAACGTTCGCTGCGCGAGAGCGAGGAACGCTTCCGCGTGGTCTTTGAGCAGTCCATGCAGCATGTGGTTGTTCTTTCTCCCGAAGGTCTTATCCTGCGCGCCAACCAGAGTCTGCTTTCCGAATTTGCCATTTCTTTTGACGACCTGCGCGGCCAGCGTCTGAGTGATGCTCCGTGGCTGCGCAATATGCCGGAAATGGCGCGCAATGCCGAATCGGATGTAAGCAGTGCATCGGCGGGTGTCAGCGTGCGCCGGCTGTATCCTGTACGGCTGCCATCGGGGCAGCTGTTTTTCGACTGTTCTTTCAAACCGGTGCGTGACGATGCCGGACGTATTATCCATGTGGTTGTGGAGGCACGCGATATTACCGCGCTGCTGGAGGCAGAGAATGAATCGCGCATGCTGCGCGGGCTGCTGACCAATGTGGTGGATTCCATGCCTTCGGTGCTGGCTGCGGTTGATGCCGCGGGCAGGGTCATCCAGTGGAACAGAGAGGCCGAACGGCTGACCGGAACATCTGCACGCGAGGCCATGGGCCGTCCGGTGGAGGCCATGCTGCCGCATGTGGCTTCGCTGCGTTCGATGGTGCGCTACAGCATGGCCGAACAGCGCCCCATGGCCGAGTCTAAGGTGCCGCGGACGCTGCCCGGCGGAAGGGTCGTTTATGAGGATGTGACAGTGTATCCGTTGTCCACGGGACATGATCAGGGCGCTGTCATCCGCATTGACGATGTTTCGGACAAAGTGCTGATGGAACAGACCATGGTGCAGGCGGAAAAGATGCTTTCCGTCGGCGGTCTTGCTGCAGGTATGGCTCACGAAATCAACAACCCTCTGGGTGCTGTTGTGCAGGGGCTGCAAAATGTGTTTCGCCGTCTTGATCCTGCGGTTGACCGTAACAGCACTGTGGCGGCCGCGCTGGGGTGCGATCTGCATGCCATGGATGCATACATGCGCGAGCGGAAAATATACCGTATTCTTGAAGGAATGCGTGAAGCCTCCATGCGGGCGGCAGATATTGTCCGCAATATGCTCACCTTTTCCCGCAAGTCGGATATGTCGCGCTCTTCGTGCGATCTGCACGCCATGATGGACAGTGTCATTTCACTGGCAGAAGCTGACTACGATCTGAAAAAACATTACGACTTCAAAAGAATAAAGCTGGTCCGGCTGTACGAGCCCGTACCGCTTATCGCCTGTAATAAAACAGAGGTGGAGCAGGTGCTGCTGAACCTGCTGCGTAATGCGGCCCAGTCGTTTTATGCCGTGGGCACCATTGCCGGTTCCGGTACAAAACGGGTGCTGTTGTGCCATGAACCGGTGATAACGGTGCGGATACGTAAAGCGGAGCGCTACGTGTATGTGGACGTGGAGGATAACGGACCGGGTATGCCGGAAGATGTGACCCTGCGCGTGTTCGAGCCGTTTTTCACAACCAAGGCACCGGGCGCGGGCACGGGGCTGGGGTTGTCCGTTTCTTATTTTATCATCACCCGAAATCATAAAGGCACCATGACGGTGACATCGGCGCCGGGCAGAGGCAGCTGTTTTACCGTGGGGCTGCCGCATAACGGCAGCACGCCGGAGTGA